The Burkholderia cepacia ATCC 25416 genome includes a window with the following:
- a CDS encoding NtaA/DmoA family FMN-dependent monooxygenase (This protein belongs to a clade of FMN-dependent monooxygenases, within a broader family of flavin-dependent oxidoreductases, the luciferase-like monooxygenase (LMM) family, some of whose members use coenzyme F420 rather than FMN.) — MSGPRRRLKTLVGAASVLYAPGDADAVHGVRRAASLARKAEAEKITGLFTADLLQADSAGLAGTTGSQEPIVALAALSQATSTIGLVATVSTTYHHPYNLARLIGTLDHVSGGRAAWNAVTSSVGEENFGDAALPDPERRYARAAEFVEVVNALFDANDPGATRRGQGGGISVDPRKLGAIDYHGEHFQVQGPLNVPPSPQRRPVLFQAGQSASGVSLGARYAEVVYTSQPTHEDAHAFVEELHRQAIAFGRGDRLPLVMNSFHSVIGESDADVARRLRDKHERIDYEQGRLKLADMLGGVVDLRDLPLDQPLPGALLPAIDSVHRRRGRVAIFVGYARQRLTLRELIVRAQETGHWFVAGTPEQLADAIEARYRAGLVDVLSLHGLGQPDQEDLLLNGLLPELRRRALLDTDYVGGDFRANLELPALQRETAEA; from the coding sequence ATGAGCGGCCCACGTAGACGGTTGAAGACGCTCGTCGGCGCGGCGAGCGTGCTGTACGCACCCGGCGACGCGGATGCCGTGCACGGTGTGCGACGTGCGGCGTCGCTCGCACGCAAGGCGGAAGCCGAGAAGATCACCGGCCTCTTTACCGCCGACCTGCTGCAGGCCGATTCGGCCGGCCTTGCCGGCACGACGGGCAGCCAGGAGCCGATCGTCGCGCTGGCGGCGCTGAGCCAGGCGACGTCGACGATCGGCCTCGTCGCGACGGTGTCGACGACGTATCACCATCCGTACAACCTCGCGCGGCTGATCGGCACGCTCGACCACGTGAGCGGCGGCCGTGCTGCGTGGAACGCGGTGACGTCGTCGGTCGGCGAGGAGAATTTCGGCGATGCGGCGCTGCCCGACCCCGAACGGCGTTACGCACGTGCGGCCGAATTCGTCGAGGTCGTCAACGCGCTGTTTGACGCGAACGATCCGGGCGCGACGCGGCGCGGGCAGGGCGGTGGTATCTCGGTCGATCCGCGCAAGCTCGGGGCGATCGACTATCACGGCGAGCACTTCCAGGTGCAGGGGCCGCTGAACGTGCCGCCGTCGCCGCAGCGCCGGCCGGTGCTGTTTCAGGCGGGTCAGTCGGCCAGCGGCGTATCGCTCGGCGCGAGGTATGCGGAGGTCGTGTATACGTCTCAGCCGACGCACGAAGACGCGCACGCATTCGTCGAAGAACTGCATCGGCAGGCCATCGCATTCGGCCGTGGCGACCGGCTGCCGCTCGTGATGAACTCGTTCCATTCGGTGATCGGCGAATCCGATGCCGACGTCGCGCGACGGTTGCGCGACAAGCATGAACGCATCGATTACGAACAAGGCCGGCTGAAGCTCGCCGACATGCTCGGCGGCGTCGTCGACCTGCGCGACCTGCCGCTCGACCAGCCGTTGCCGGGGGCGCTGCTGCCGGCGATCGACAGCGTGCATCGCCGGCGAGGGCGTGTTGCGATCTTCGTCGGCTATGCGCGTCAGCGGCTGACGCTGCGCGAGCTGATCGTCCGCGCGCAGGAGACCGGCCACTGGTTCGTCGCCGGCACGCCGGAGCAGCTCGCCGATGCGATCGAGGCGCGCTATCGCGCGGGGCTCGTCGACGTGTTGTCGCTGCACGGGCTCGGTCAGCCGGACCAGGAGGACCTGCTGCTCAATGGCTTGCTGCCCGAATTGCGTCGTCGCGCGCTGCTCGATACCGACTACGTGGGCGGTGATTTCCGCGCGAATCTGGAGTTGCCGGCGTTGCAGCGCGAAACAGCGGAGGCGTGA
- a CDS encoding transporter substrate-binding domain-containing protein — protein sequence MNRLMRSSVRRAAAAVFVVGLVPASHAAQPTLRVGIDAESYPPFFSKDAAGKWKGWEIDVLDAACGKLNVRCELTDIAWDGLIPALQNRKIDVIWSSMTITGERQKAIDFSRAYYESPTVFVGAKSDRRRVDCAVPASFKGRVIGVEAGTNFSAFLDSRFKPDAQIKAFDKFDNALADLVSGRVDYVQEGKGLFTAFLASRDGKDFEVKATCADNPVLGLGIGAGVRQGDALRGKLSTAIAQLQQDGTWDAITARYPNLKGTIEKGR from the coding sequence ATGAATCGTTTGATGCGTTCCAGTGTCCGCCGTGCCGCGGCCGCGGTGTTTGTGGTCGGCCTCGTGCCGGCTTCCCATGCGGCCCAGCCGACGTTGCGCGTCGGAATCGACGCCGAATCGTATCCGCCGTTCTTTTCGAAGGACGCGGCCGGCAAGTGGAAGGGCTGGGAAATCGACGTGCTCGATGCCGCGTGCGGCAAACTGAACGTGCGGTGCGAACTCACCGACATTGCGTGGGACGGCCTGATTCCGGCGTTGCAGAACCGCAAGATCGACGTGATCTGGTCGTCGATGACGATCACCGGCGAACGGCAGAAGGCAATCGATTTCAGTCGCGCGTATTACGAATCGCCGACGGTGTTCGTCGGCGCGAAAAGCGATCGGCGCCGCGTCGACTGCGCGGTGCCCGCGAGCTTCAAGGGTCGCGTGATCGGCGTCGAGGCAGGCACGAACTTCTCGGCCTTCCTCGATTCCCGCTTCAAGCCGGATGCGCAGATCAAGGCGTTCGACAAGTTCGACAACGCGCTCGCGGATCTGGTGTCCGGCCGGGTCGACTACGTGCAGGAAGGCAAGGGTCTGTTCACGGCCTTCCTCGCGTCGCGCGACGGCAAGGACTTCGAGGTCAAGGCGACGTGCGCGGACAACCCGGTGCTGGGCCTCGGCATCGGCGCGGGCGTGCGCCAAGGCGATGCGCTGCGCGGCAAGCTGTCGACCGCGATCGCTCAGCTGCAGCAGGACGGTACGTGGGATGCGATCACCGCCCGCTATCCGAACCTGAAGGGCACGATCGAGAAGGGCCGCTGA
- a CDS encoding ABC transporter permease, producing MAADDSLLALLAFDDGGYGRVFAGAFALTFGVAASSFCTGVLLGIAGALGKLSRHAPLAWLARLYTTLVRALPELLCLLLAFYALAPAVEGALRRGGLVPDGFAFPPFLVAALSLGFIQGAYLTDIFRAALVNVPIGEIEAAHAYGMTPWQTFTRIRLPAAARLALPGVGNVWLNATKDASFISVLGSFTDLLKASQLAAGATRHYVFFYLVTAALFLLLSIASTGIFAVLERHANRGTRRATA from the coding sequence ATGGCCGCGGACGACTCGCTGCTCGCGCTGCTTGCATTCGACGACGGTGGATATGGCCGTGTGTTCGCGGGCGCGTTCGCGCTGACGTTCGGCGTCGCGGCATCGTCGTTCTGCACCGGCGTGCTGCTCGGCATCGCCGGCGCGCTCGGCAAGCTGTCGCGCCACGCGCCGCTCGCATGGCTCGCGCGGCTCTACACGACGCTGGTGCGTGCGCTGCCCGAGCTGTTGTGCCTGCTGCTCGCGTTCTATGCGCTCGCGCCTGCCGTCGAGGGCGCGCTGCGCCGCGGCGGCCTGGTGCCCGACGGCTTCGCGTTCCCGCCGTTCCTCGTTGCTGCGCTGTCGCTCGGTTTCATCCAGGGCGCGTATCTGACCGACATTTTCCGCGCGGCGCTCGTCAACGTGCCGATCGGGGAGATCGAAGCCGCGCATGCATACGGGATGACGCCATGGCAGACGTTCACGCGCATCCGGCTGCCGGCCGCCGCGCGGCTCGCATTGCCGGGCGTCGGCAACGTGTGGCTGAACGCGACCAAGGACGCGTCGTTCATCAGCGTGCTCGGCTCGTTCACGGACTTGCTGAAGGCGAGCCAGCTCGCGGCCGGCGCGACCCGTCACTATGTATTCTTCTATCTCGTCACGGCCGCGCTTTTCCTGCTGCTGAGCATCGCGTCGACCGGCATCTTCGCGGTGCTCGAGCGGCACGCGAACCGTGGCACGAGGCGCGCAACCGCATGA
- a CDS encoding ABC transporter permease — translation MIFSLPFLLDTVMPKLLAAVPTTLALTLFSGVASVLLGVPLALAAGARHAPLRWSARGWIMLIRGTPLLVQLYLLYYGFGQIVPREWMRDSWASPLLRDAFWYAIVALSVNESAYVATILRGAIAGVPAGEIEAGHAYGMTRAQVLRRIVGPRAWRLALPALVGEAILLLKSTVLASTVTVFDVMGTANTLRFETLRVYEPLAGAAIVYVVLVALLIVPAGRFEQHVNRYLTRAPDERTPARRRRRASSGAWAAPN, via the coding sequence ATGATCTTCTCGCTGCCGTTCCTGCTCGATACGGTGATGCCGAAGCTGCTCGCCGCAGTGCCGACGACGCTCGCGCTGACACTTTTTTCGGGCGTGGCCAGCGTGCTGCTGGGCGTGCCGCTCGCGCTCGCCGCCGGTGCGCGCCATGCGCCGCTGCGCTGGTCCGCGCGCGGCTGGATCATGCTGATTCGCGGCACGCCGCTGCTCGTTCAGCTCTATTTGCTGTACTACGGATTCGGGCAAATCGTGCCGCGCGAATGGATGCGCGACAGCTGGGCATCGCCGCTGCTGCGCGACGCGTTCTGGTACGCGATCGTCGCATTGAGCGTGAACGAGAGCGCGTATGTCGCGACGATCCTGCGCGGCGCGATCGCCGGCGTGCCGGCCGGCGAGATCGAAGCCGGGCACGCATACGGCATGACGCGCGCGCAGGTGCTGCGCCGCATCGTCGGCCCGCGCGCGTGGCGGCTCGCGCTGCCCGCGCTCGTCGGCGAGGCGATCCTGCTGCTGAAATCGACCGTCCTCGCGTCGACCGTGACCGTGTTCGACGTGATGGGAACGGCCAATACGCTGCGCTTCGAGACGTTGCGCGTGTACGAGCCGCTGGCCGGCGCGGCGATCGTCTATGTCGTACTGGTCGCGCTGCTGATCGTTCCTGCCGGCCGTTTCGAGCAGCACGTCAATCGCTACCTTACGCGCGCGCCAGACGAGCGCACGCCAGCACGGCGCCGCCGCCGCGCGTCGTCGGGCGCGTGGGCGGCACCCAACTGA
- a CDS encoding LLM class flavin-dependent oxidoreductase, with the protein MSDPRPLLFSLYEQASVGCGGAPSLWTHPADERLRANTLAFWSNLARTAEQADLDMLFFADVLGLYDVYGGSADAALQWAVESPANDPMMLIPALVAQTERLAFGVTASTTYEHPFALARRFSTLDHLSNGRIGWNIVTSYLTSAARNFGLDRMIGHDERYARAEEFLDVVYKLWEGSWADDAVVADKHAPRYARGDRVRPIAHEGTHYRVQGPHVCAPSPQRSPVLIQAGWSGRGREFAAKHAEVVFVAKSNPHEIRAGLDEIRRQAAERGRSADDVKSLTVLRIVTARSSSDAKEKYHLLQQHYHQHAQLVSYAGDTGIDIDRYADDEPLTTQTEGLTSYVMRPDGSGKPLTAGDVRRKFASVTRGTDLILVGSPDEVADQLAEHARQSTTSGYMLNPLISPGTLDDFAELIVPELKKRGLYRTTAPAGTFRSRLSGRDRLPDTAYGSSFRHSAVGLV; encoded by the coding sequence ATGTCCGATCCTCGCCCGTTGCTGTTTTCCCTGTATGAACAAGCCAGTGTCGGTTGCGGTGGCGCACCAAGCTTGTGGACCCACCCTGCCGATGAACGGCTGCGCGCCAATACACTCGCGTTCTGGTCGAACCTCGCGCGCACGGCCGAACAGGCCGACCTCGACATGCTGTTCTTCGCGGACGTGCTCGGCCTGTACGACGTCTATGGCGGGTCGGCCGATGCCGCGCTGCAGTGGGCGGTCGAGTCGCCCGCGAACGATCCGATGATGCTGATTCCGGCGCTTGTCGCGCAGACCGAGCGGCTCGCGTTCGGCGTGACCGCGAGCACGACCTACGAGCATCCGTTCGCGCTCGCGCGCCGCTTCAGCACGCTCGATCATCTGAGCAACGGCCGGATCGGCTGGAACATCGTGACGTCCTACCTGACGAGCGCGGCGCGCAACTTCGGGCTCGACCGGATGATCGGTCACGACGAACGCTATGCGCGCGCCGAGGAGTTTCTCGACGTCGTCTACAAGCTGTGGGAAGGGAGCTGGGCGGACGACGCGGTCGTCGCCGACAAGCACGCGCCGCGCTATGCGCGTGGCGACCGCGTGCGGCCGATCGCGCACGAAGGCACGCACTATCGCGTGCAGGGGCCGCACGTCTGCGCGCCGTCGCCGCAGCGCTCGCCGGTGCTGATCCAGGCCGGCTGGTCCGGGCGCGGACGCGAATTCGCAGCGAAGCACGCGGAGGTGGTGTTCGTCGCGAAGTCGAATCCGCACGAGATCCGCGCGGGCCTCGACGAGATTCGCCGGCAGGCGGCTGAACGCGGCCGGTCGGCGGACGACGTGAAGTCGCTGACGGTGCTGCGGATCGTGACGGCGCGCTCGTCGAGCGACGCGAAGGAGAAATACCACCTGCTGCAGCAGCACTATCACCAACACGCGCAACTCGTCAGCTACGCGGGCGACACCGGCATCGACATCGACCGCTACGCGGACGACGAACCGCTTACGACGCAGACGGAAGGGCTCACGTCCTACGTGATGAGGCCCGACGGCAGCGGCAAGCCGCTCACCGCCGGCGACGTGCGGCGCAAGTTCGCGAGCGTCACGCGCGGCACCGACCTGATCCTCGTCGGCTCGCCCGACGAGGTCGCCGATCAACTCGCCGAGCATGCGCGGCAGTCGACGACGAGCGGCTACATGCTCAATCCGCTTATCAGCCCGGGCACGCTCGACGATTTCGCCGAACTGATCGTGCCGGAATTGAAGAAGCGCGGCCTGTACCGGACGACGGCACCGGCCGGTACTTTCCGTTCACGCCTGAGCGGACGGGATCGGTTGCCTGATACTGCGTATGGTTCGTCGTTCAGACATTCGGCCGTGGGGTTGGTCTGA
- a CDS encoding TonB-dependent siderophore receptor, with product MTTRIDHPRARRVTTGRRSGAPLAFSALCLASSWANAQGSPAPAGGMLPALTVVGTKDADATTEGSGNYAAKWATIGGKVAQSIKETPNSVSVLTRERMDDQNITTIQQALRSVTGVSSIDYGDGTAYFRARGSQLGIEFDGVPTLSGLQYQLQFDLAMYDRVEILRGPAGSIDGMGEPGGVVNLVRKRPQDQFHLGTETQVDSFGSVRQMIDVTGPLNKDGTLRGRAVLVGSTGMQSIERTRSKEVMAYGALDWDLTPRTTLSFSGGYQVSPISGIDYGAGGVLNSTRTALTGRVPSEYTRNFSPSWNYAYTSLQEVNANLVHRFENAWQSSTTLFYRHELSKAYYAYSGPGATANGLARFGDQRQRTSYDWFGADTNVSGPVRLWGQTHTLTIGANYAVMTSGAQSGYRALSGPYGGAYSLYDPNAVPAVDVPYTFGTNHRTVQYGVYAQARIKLATPLTLVLGGREAFLQDRTQSTLPSVADWTTNAQVNHRFLPSAGLLWDIVPSLTAYANYARFLDAQTQGTYSGPGLPPRSGEQYEVGIKSSLLDGRLNANAALFRINDDNRAVADPAHQFYYVSAGKARNQGIELELTGQPTPNWNLYAGYTYLNAHYENDSPDLTDGTDPKHLFKLWTRYTLSQGPLRGFSIGGGMLAQTRISRGVEQGGYAVFDAQAGYRFTKHVTASLQLNNVFNRRYYIRPPSTYYSVFGDARNVMLTVRSDF from the coding sequence ATGACAACGAGAATAGACCACCCGCGCGCGCGGCGCGTGACGACGGGACGACGCAGCGGTGCCCCGCTCGCCTTTTCGGCGCTGTGCCTCGCCTCCTCGTGGGCGAACGCGCAAGGCTCGCCCGCCCCGGCCGGCGGCATGCTGCCCGCCTTGACGGTGGTGGGCACAAAGGACGCCGATGCGACAACCGAAGGCAGCGGCAACTACGCTGCAAAGTGGGCCACCATCGGCGGAAAAGTCGCGCAATCGATCAAGGAGACGCCGAACTCGGTCTCGGTGCTCACGCGCGAGCGGATGGACGACCAGAACATCACGACCATCCAGCAGGCGTTGCGCTCCGTGACCGGTGTCAGTTCGATCGACTACGGCGACGGTACCGCGTACTTCCGCGCGCGCGGCTCGCAGCTCGGCATTGAATTCGATGGGGTCCCGACGCTGAGCGGCCTGCAGTATCAGTTGCAATTCGATCTGGCGATGTACGACCGCGTCGAAATCCTGCGCGGCCCGGCAGGCTCGATCGATGGCATGGGCGAGCCGGGCGGCGTCGTCAATCTCGTGCGCAAGCGCCCTCAGGATCAGTTCCATCTCGGCACGGAAACACAGGTCGATTCGTTCGGCAGCGTGCGCCAGATGATCGACGTCACCGGGCCGCTGAACAAGGACGGCACGCTGCGCGGACGCGCCGTTCTCGTGGGCAGCACCGGTATGCAATCCATCGAGCGCACGCGCAGCAAGGAGGTGATGGCCTATGGTGCGCTCGATTGGGACCTCACGCCGCGCACGACGCTGTCGTTCTCGGGCGGCTATCAGGTCTCGCCGATTTCCGGCATCGATTACGGTGCGGGCGGCGTGCTGAACAGCACGCGTACCGCGCTCACCGGGCGCGTGCCGAGCGAATATACGCGGAACTTCAGTCCGAGCTGGAACTACGCGTACACCTCGTTGCAGGAGGTCAACGCCAACCTCGTGCATCGGTTCGAAAACGCGTGGCAATCTTCGACCACGCTGTTCTACCGCCACGAACTCTCCAAGGCCTACTACGCGTACTCCGGCCCCGGCGCGACCGCAAACGGCCTCGCGCGCTTCGGAGACCAGCGGCAGCGCACGAGCTATGACTGGTTCGGCGCGGACACCAATGTATCCGGCCCGGTCCGCCTCTGGGGGCAGACGCATACGCTGACCATCGGCGCGAACTACGCCGTGATGACATCGGGCGCGCAATCGGGTTATCGCGCGTTGAGCGGCCCGTACGGTGGCGCCTACAGTCTCTACGATCCCAATGCGGTACCCGCCGTGGACGTACCGTACACGTTCGGCACCAATCACCGCACCGTGCAATACGGCGTCTATGCGCAGGCGCGTATCAAGCTCGCCACGCCGCTGACGCTCGTGCTCGGCGGCCGCGAGGCGTTCCTGCAAGACCGCACGCAGTCGACGTTGCCGAGCGTCGCGGACTGGACGACCAACGCACAGGTCAATCATCGCTTCCTGCCGTCCGCCGGCTTGCTGTGGGACATCGTGCCGTCGCTGACGGCCTACGCCAACTACGCGCGGTTCCTCGATGCGCAAACGCAAGGCACGTACTCGGGGCCGGGCCTGCCGCCGCGCTCGGGAGAGCAGTATGAAGTGGGCATAAAAAGCAGCCTGCTCGATGGCCGCCTGAATGCGAACGCCGCGCTGTTCCGCATCAACGACGACAACCGCGCCGTTGCCGATCCTGCCCATCAGTTCTATTACGTATCAGCAGGCAAGGCACGCAATCAGGGTATCGAACTCGAACTCACTGGCCAGCCGACGCCAAACTGGAATCTCTATGCCGGCTACACGTATCTGAACGCACACTACGAGAACGACTCGCCCGATCTCACCGACGGCACGGATCCGAAGCATTTGTTCAAGCTGTGGACCCGATATACGCTCTCGCAAGGCCCGTTACGCGGATTCTCGATCGGGGGCGGCATGCTCGCTCAAACGCGGATTTCGCGTGGCGTCGAACAGGGCGGCTATGCGGTTTTCGACGCACAAGCGGGATATCGTTTCACCAAGCACGTGACGGCGTCCTTGCAATTGAATAACGTGTTCAATCGCAGGTACTACATTCGTCCGCCCAGCACCTATTACAGCGTATTCGGCGATGCGCGCAACGTGATGCTGACCGTGCGTTCCGATTTCTAG
- the fhuB gene encoding Fe(3+)-hydroxamate ABC transporter permease FhuB yields MRNLVLAGRVARTSDRRLALVGAMAVLAACLTATDVHRALAGASFWHALAATADTQDVGALLVHYSLLPRVAMTLLCGAALGLAGALMQQVLRNPLAEPMTLGVFPGAYLTLSVATIWMPGWLAMGRSTLALAGGATAMLVVFALAWAQRMSPLGVILGGMVVNLYCGAISLAISVVHFDRLAGLQIWGGGALDQNGWQPTLHLGMQLAACAGGAALLYRPLSLFDAGDTTARHLGVAVGWVRGAALFVAVALTAFVVAEVGVIGFIGLAAPLLARLAGARQLRARLVWSPLTGAALLWLTDEIVRTAARADLFSAHVIATGSATAIVGVPLLVALLPRLRTRPDAHAAAGPRHDRRAPRAMALVWAMLLPLACLLSLAVSRGPTGTSVATLTQIESLLFWRGPHLVAALAAGALLAVAGTLLQRMSANPMASPDVLGVGSGGMFGMVAVLFLGHRLVPAALVAGCVAGTFATLMLLVWFGRRARFAPERLLLVGLSISALFNAVVGALMSSGDPRAGVLVDLLIGSTYYVAPNIAWSVAALALLTLAVAPLTGRWLAALALGTDVAASVGVPVGRARFALLLLAAMSTAAATVIVGPLSFVGLIAPHIARFSGARRPVPQLYLAATLGALLMVTADWLGRQIVFPQEIATGLVATLLGGPWLVALVMLRGLRR; encoded by the coding sequence TTGCGTAACCTCGTGCTGGCCGGACGCGTCGCACGGACAAGCGATCGGCGCCTGGCGCTGGTCGGCGCCATGGCCGTACTCGCCGCATGCCTCACCGCCACGGACGTGCATCGCGCATTGGCGGGCGCATCCTTTTGGCACGCGCTCGCGGCCACCGCCGACACGCAGGACGTGGGGGCCTTGCTCGTCCACTACAGCCTGCTGCCACGCGTCGCGATGACGCTGCTGTGCGGCGCCGCACTCGGTCTCGCGGGCGCGCTGATGCAACAGGTGCTGCGCAATCCGCTCGCTGAACCCATGACGCTCGGGGTGTTCCCGGGCGCGTATCTCACGCTGTCTGTCGCGACGATCTGGATGCCCGGCTGGTTGGCCATGGGTCGAAGCACGCTGGCACTGGCGGGCGGCGCGACCGCGATGCTCGTCGTGTTCGCGCTGGCATGGGCGCAACGTATGTCGCCGCTCGGCGTGATCCTCGGCGGCATGGTGGTGAACCTGTACTGCGGCGCAATCAGTCTCGCGATCTCGGTGGTGCATTTCGACAGGCTTGCGGGCTTGCAGATCTGGGGCGGCGGCGCGCTCGACCAGAACGGCTGGCAACCGACGCTGCATCTGGGCATGCAGCTCGCCGCCTGCGCGGGCGGCGCCGCACTGCTCTATCGTCCGCTGAGTCTGTTCGACGCAGGCGACACGACGGCGCGCCATCTCGGTGTCGCGGTCGGATGGGTGCGCGGCGCCGCGTTGTTCGTCGCGGTCGCGCTCACGGCGTTCGTGGTCGCCGAAGTGGGCGTCATCGGCTTCATCGGCCTGGCCGCACCGTTGCTGGCCCGCCTGGCCGGCGCGCGGCAATTGCGCGCGCGGCTCGTGTGGTCACCGCTCACCGGCGCGGCGCTGCTGTGGCTCACCGATGAAATCGTGCGCACGGCCGCGCGGGCCGACCTGTTTTCCGCACACGTGATCGCGACCGGAAGCGCGACCGCGATCGTGGGCGTGCCGCTGCTCGTCGCGTTACTGCCGCGTTTGCGCACGCGGCCCGATGCGCATGCTGCAGCGGGCCCCCGGCACGATCGCCGCGCGCCTCGTGCGATGGCGCTGGTATGGGCCATGCTGCTACCGCTCGCATGCCTGCTGTCGCTGGCGGTCTCTCGCGGCCCCACCGGCACGAGCGTCGCCACGCTCACGCAAATCGAGAGCCTGCTGTTCTGGCGCGGCCCTCACCTCGTCGCGGCGCTGGCGGCGGGCGCTCTGCTGGCAGTCGCGGGAACACTGCTGCAACGCATGAGCGCGAATCCGATGGCGAGTCCCGACGTGCTCGGTGTGGGTTCCGGCGGCATGTTCGGCATGGTCGCCGTGCTGTTTCTCGGTCACCGCCTCGTTCCCGCCGCGCTGGTGGCAGGCTGCGTGGCCGGCACGTTCGCGACGTTGATGCTGCTCGTCTGGTTCGGACGGCGCGCGCGATTCGCGCCTGAGCGCCTGCTGCTCGTCGGGCTGTCGATCAGTGCGCTGTTCAACGCGGTAGTCGGCGCGCTGATGTCAAGCGGCGATCCGCGCGCGGGCGTGCTCGTCGATCTGCTGATCGGATCCACCTACTACGTCGCGCCCAACATCGCATGGAGCGTCGCGGCACTGGCGCTCCTCACGCTCGCCGTTGCACCGCTGACCGGACGCTGGCTCGCCGCTCTTGCGCTCGGCACGGACGTCGCGGCGAGCGTCGGCGTGCCCGTGGGTCGCGCGCGCTTCGCATTGCTGCTGCTGGCGGCCATGTCAACGGCGGCGGCCACCGTGATTGTCGGACCGTTGTCGTTCGTCGGGTTGATCGCGCCGCATATCGCACGGTTTTCCGGTGCGCGCCGCCCCGTGCCGCAGCTTTATCTGGCCGCAACCCTCGGCGCGCTGCTGATGGTGACGGCGGACTGGCTCGGGCGGCAGATCGTTTTTCCGCAGGAAATCGCGACCGGCCTCGTCGCCACGCTGCTCGGCGGACCGTGGCTCGTCGCGCTCGTGATGTTGCGCGGGTTGCGGCGGTAA
- a CDS encoding iron-siderophore ABC transporter substrate-binding protein, with the protein MLAGSGTRFSAPCVAAAVTRFPHRIVVLNWELTETLLALGRAPVGIPLPDWYASGIVTPPLPAGVADVGLLYQPNFEVLLALAPDLIIVTPAHAALMTPLRRIAPTLTLGTYMSAARPLEVLCDETSAMGRAIGAPLSATELIAAAQQEFASVATRIASTGAHPARAVIVAEALDERHFRVYGAGSLFDDVLARIGVDNAAHPRDAASRAASTPWRTSVTGSATVALERLFDVPHADILLIGPLRAAVRAALNQSPLWRALPAVREKRVAVLPVIAAFGGLVSMRRFAAAVSVALATLEHGGGDLA; encoded by the coding sequence GTGCTCGCCGGCTCCGGCACACGGTTCTCCGCGCCATGCGTCGCTGCCGCGGTCACACGGTTCCCGCACCGCATCGTGGTGCTCAACTGGGAACTGACGGAAACGCTGCTCGCGCTCGGGCGCGCGCCCGTCGGCATTCCGTTGCCCGACTGGTATGCGAGCGGCATCGTGACGCCGCCGTTGCCGGCCGGCGTCGCCGATGTCGGCCTGCTCTATCAGCCGAATTTCGAGGTGCTGCTCGCGCTCGCGCCGGATCTCATCATCGTCACGCCGGCGCATGCGGCGTTGATGACGCCGCTACGACGCATCGCGCCGACGCTCACGCTGGGCACATACATGAGCGCTGCACGGCCTCTCGAAGTGCTCTGCGATGAAACCTCCGCGATGGGGCGCGCAATCGGGGCGCCGCTATCCGCCACCGAGCTGATCGCCGCCGCGCAACAGGAATTCGCGTCGGTGGCCACCCGGATCGCGAGCACCGGGGCTCACCCGGCGCGAGCCGTGATCGTCGCCGAAGCACTCGACGAGCGACATTTTCGCGTCTATGGCGCGGGTAGCCTGTTCGACGACGTGCTCGCGCGCATCGGCGTCGACAATGCGGCCCACCCTCGCGACGCGGCGAGCCGCGCGGCCTCCACGCCATGGCGCACCTCCGTAACCGGCTCGGCCACCGTCGCGCTGGAACGCCTGTTCGATGTCCCGCACGCGGACATTCTGCTGATCGGGCCGCTGCGCGCCGCCGTGCGTGCCGCGCTGAACCAGAGCCCGTTGTGGCGTGCGCTGCCTGCCGTGCGCGAGAAACGCGTCGCAGTACTGCCGGTGATCGCGGCCTTCGGCGGACTCGTGTCGATGCGCCGCTTCGCCGCGGCCGTCTCGGTCGCCCTCGCCACACTTGAGCACGGCGGAGGCGACCTTGCGTAA